AACTCTCCTTTGCGCTGGTAATCTTAACTGATGCCTCTGCCTCTTGCTTGGGGGCATACTCTGGAGTGGGAATACCAAATTCATCCAAATCAAATGAACGTTTGAACCTTGACCCACCCTTCACTGGAATACTTTCTCCCAAGCCCTGTTTGATCCAAGTTTGCCACATATCGAATATTGTTCCTGTACTTCCGACCTTTGCTATTTTGGCAACCTCTACTGTTCCACGTGTCCCGTCGCTTAAATGATAAACTAGCCGTTTTTGTTCGGTATTCAGAGCAGACAAGAGAATAGTCTTAACTTCTTTTGCACCTGCGAATTTTATCCACTTAAGGATTTCCCGTAATAGACGAGTTTGCTCCGATTCATCAGTGTTCATGCCTTTTTCGCTCCATTTTCAGGTGATTCATCTTTTTTCGTCGTGTCTTTGCTAGTCTTTTGCTCTAATTCCTCCTCTGTTTTACCAAAGACTAGATCTAACCAAGAGGAAGGAACATAATCTAGCTTTTTTACTGGAGGATATTTAGCAGCATAAATCACCAAATCGGCTGCCGACGCACTGTCGAGAAAACGAGATACAGTCGCTAAGCTTACGCCTACTTGTCCAGCAATATCTTTCGGCATCCGTTTTCCATCAATTAATACCCATATTTTTTTGCGCGTATCATTGTCAGCTATTTTTCCAAGCGCGCAGTCTAA
The sequence above is drawn from the Candidatus Bathyarchaeota archaeon genome and encodes:
- a CDS encoding LacI family DNA-binding transcriptional regulator → MTPLNEEATVLNELKKISKILLLANSEQLDCALGKIADNDTRKKIWVLIDGKRMPKDIAGQVGVSLATVSRFLDSASAADLVIYAAKYPPVKKLDYVPSSWLDLVFGKTEEELEQKTSKDTTKKDESPENGAKKA